GCTCCTGATCCCACCTCCCAGAGATAGTGAGAGTTAAACAAGATAGAGCTACAAAAAGAACCAGGATTCAAAGAGCCTGattcagtgctcaataaatgtttttcccCAAACCTTTCATTTTGACAAGAACAGAATCTTGTCACTATTCTTGGCCTCCCTGAACTCAGAAACATGAAGACAGACCTTTCTCAGGTGTCTCCTTTGGCCCAGAAACTAAGTCAGATCCCAAATACTACTGCTCAATAATCAATATtcctgtctctcccctttcccaggACCCAGAGATGCCACCCCTTTCTCAGTCCTTCATATTCCCAAGAACCCATCTTCCCAGACTCCCGATTCCAGCAGATGAAAGAGTATCCTGCTCCTTGAACCATTTACGGGAGCAGCAAAAAGGCCAAGAGCTCAATCAGCACTCCTCTGCGGATCCCGGGGAAGGCAATGCACGCTGGCTCCCGTGGCCAGGCCGACGCCCACGGAGGGTGAGGCTGCTCAGGGAGCTATAGACCTTCTTTCTAGCTCAGGCTACTGTCCACGGCACCAACATATGCTCCCTACGACTCGGTAAAATGAGTATTACTGCGCCATCAGTTCAGCTGAGATGTCTGGCCTCTAACAGCTACTGTCCAGAGAGACTCAAGTATAAGTCCCAGGAGCAGTTAAAAGCCGGGTAATTCCCCAGTGTTTTGTCACTACTGGCTAACGGTGCTTCTGAGTGCCCGCTCCTTTACATGTACTGAGTGCTGCTTGTGCCAGGCGGCACGCACGTAAGGTCTCTTTAAGTCTTCATGTCTACCTTTTGAGGACCACGTTACTCCTGTTTTAGAGACGGGAACGCGGAGACTCGGAGACTCAGAAGCCGTTCGCTCAGGAGAGCGCAACTACAAAGCTGTTGGGCAGAACCACCGCAGCTGTAAGGCTCTGGGGAGGCACCCAGGGGAGCCAGAATgctaggccccccccccccccaccgcctgcCATGCACAACTTGAGCGCTTCTTGGAGCACGTGGCTATTGGCACAAAGAGAAGAGCTGGCTGGGGCCAAGGACCGGAACTTTCCTCCACAGGCCCAGTACCGCTGGCACACCTTGGGgtgcctcccccagctcccccagaGCCATCTCCTAGTCCTCTCCCCTTAGGAGCATGTCCAGAAAGGTAAAAAGCTGGGCCGGGGCCGCTGATTTATAGCAGCTGCCCCTCCCTTCTTCCAAACTTTGCCTCAGGATTCTGAATCAAGGCGCACGTGCGCTCTGCAGCCACAACCCTCCCCACAACCGCTAGTCTGGGGAACGCCAGCTCCGTGCGAGGCGCTGCACCGGGCGCTGTAAACACGCGATCTCAAGGAAAACTCCCCCAAACTCTGCAGTGGATACATCACCATCTCCGTTTTACTATATCTACGAGGGCCTCCTGAGCCTAAGTCACTTGCTAAAGAACTCATCAGACATCCAACCGAGACCGTCGGGCACCCGGGATCCCCCCGAGCGTCCTCCCGGCCCGGCAACTCCCAAATCACCTGCACGCACCCTCTTTCCTTTCAGGGAATCTTCCCTTCACAGCCGTTTGGCGCTTCACGTGGAAAGGGCCCCAAGGGCCCCAAAGCGGCGCGGCCGGGACTGGAGCCGGGTCTCCCGACCCCCCGGTCTCCGAGGAACCCCCTGCTCTCCAAACCGCCCCCCAACCCGGGGTCTCCCTCAGCCCGGGCCGCTCGGCACCGCCCTGGTCGCCGCGGCGGGAGGTTGGCCCAGGCGGGCTCGGGGAAGGGAAGCCGGGACACCCACCTAAGTCCATGGCGGCGTCGCGGGCGCAATGCGGCGAGTACTGCGCCGGAACCACGACACAATGGGCGGCCCGGGGGGCGGGACCGAGGGCCGGGTCTCAGCCCCGGCTCGGCGCGGGCAGCCGCGGCGCCCTCTGCTCGGCGCGCACGCGCGGTCCTCACCGACCAGCCGCGGCGTCCGGGCGCCAAGCCCACAGCGCCCTCTGCCGGCCCTCCCACAGGTTGGTACGCGCCCCGCCCTGCGGCCGCTGcgtgccccgcccctcccgctccGCGGGTGCCCACCCTGGCCGCCCGGCCCCCTCCGCTTCCCCTCTCCTTTCGGGCACCCGCCGGTCCAGTCcactgcccagccctgcctcctgatCCCAGTGGGTCCTACCCATTAGCTCCGTTCCCAGCCCCGCAttcggctcccccccccccgtcaccccGGAACCCCCCGCAGTTTACACACACTGAACGCCCCTCGCAGGCTGCCCACTAACCAGCACGGACGCACCCTCTGTAATGCCAGGCTTCTCCCCCCGCAGCGCATCTCCCCGTCTCACGCTCTGACCACCTAGCGCCACAGCCTCCCAAAGCGTCCCCATTGCTCCTCCTTCAGAACATAGCAGCAGCTCCTTAATTTTCTGGCATCATAGACGCCTTTGACATGTGAATGGTCGTCCTCCGCCCCCGAAAATGCACAGTGCGGGACCAGAACaactgtgtgtgggggtggggggggcgggggggggagggagggcaggtccAGTCCAGTGGGCCCATTTGGTTTTTCACTGAGAACACAAATACCCCGTGTTTTCCCATACATATATCACcctgtctccttctctccctttcccttcttcccagACTTAATCACTAGCCCCAAGTGTTTCTAGTTCTTCACCCTCCAGCTTCTAGGACCAGGTATCACTTAACAAAGCCAGAGGGGCCGAACCTCAGTTCCCGCAATGGGCCAAGTGGAATTTGAGCTGGCCTGCGCCACTCTGAAGCAGTTGAAGGGCCCTGTGAGTGACCAGGAGAAACTGGTGGTGTACAGCTTCTACAAACAGGCCACCCAGGGCGACTGCAACATCCCTGCCCCGCCTGACACGGATGTGAAAGCCAAGGCCAAGTGGGAGGCATGGAATGAGAAAAAAGGGATGACCAAGATGGACGCCATGAGGATCTACATTACTAAAGTAGAAGaactgaagaaaaaggaaaatggttAAGGAGGACAAGGAGTCAAACAATGAAGTAGCAGGGCTCCTCTGGTAGGGAAATGGGCTTCTTAAAAGACCTCGATGGCTGAAATGTCCCCAAACCGTGGCTACCGTAGCTGagacctcaataaatattttaaaaactgcatgagccctaactgctttggctcagtggatagtgtcagcctgtgaactgaagggtcccaggttcgattccggacaagggcatggaccttggttgtgggcacatccccagtagggagtgtgcaggaggcagctgatcaatgtttctaactctctatgcctctcccttcctctctgtaaaactcaataaaatatatattttttaaaaagctgcacgAAAGTGCACGTCTGCTGTTCGAACAGCAATGAACTCAAAGTGACTGTGAGAGTACCGGGGAGCTGACCGAAATGCGTTAAGAGCATCTCTCCTCTAAAGAAAGTTCCATCAAATCTGGCCTTGGGTATGATTCTACGTTTTCCCAGCCTTCCTATGCTCACATCATATGTAGATATTTGGCAGCAGTAGAGGGGTGGCAGAGAATCAGGCTAGGAAAACGCCCACGGTTTGAAGTCCACGacagaggctctgcttctgggggaggagggaaagagaggaggccCAGGCGCCTTACCTCATCAGGGGCTGTCCATTCACTATTAACCCAGCATTATGGAGGGGAAGAGGTGTTATCCTCCAAAAAGCTGGTCAAGTCCTACTACCAAAAGCCCCTACTGGAACCCAGGCCTGATGAAGTTCATGTGTTGAGGGAAGACAGACTTGTAGCAAGTAACTGTTGCATCACAACACAGCAGCTGAGAAACACTGGAGCAGATGGTTTCAAAATGCCACCTCTGAAACGCTCATCAAGGCCGAGCGACCAACATTTTCTTGGGACCACTGTGTAGCTAATCCTGGTGTCTGCTTGGGGATGTTTGTGGGACAacatgtacatgtatgtatatggGATTTGTTTCAGGAGCAAAACAAATCCTCTGACCCATGCAAGAGCCAGAGTGCCTGAGCTCAGCTTCCACTCCTTAGTATTGATATCATGGCGGCATCAATGCACAACATTGCACTGGGATATGGAGGCTAAACGATATTAGAGACATTTTGAAGCAAAAGGTCTGTTGTGGTATGGAATTTCCCAATGTttttccttaattaaaaaaaatgttttgggggCTAGGGTTATCCATTGGGGACTGGCTTTAGCTCTTCTGGCCTTGCTCCATTCCTTGGGGCTAAGCTAGGCCCTTAGGGGCTAGAGACTGGCCTTCTGGACTGGGCTCCACCCTTTGGCACTAGGCTAGGCCATTCGGAACTAGGTTGGACTCCTGGCTAGGCTTCGCCCTTTGAGGCTAGGCTTGGCTCTTTGGGGTTAGCTCAGCTTTTGGGGGCTACGCTCAGCGCTCCAGGACTAGGCTGGGCTCTTTGGAGCTAGGCTTGGTTTTTCCAGACGAGGTCGGACTCTTTGGGGCCGGGCTTGGCTCTTAGGAACGAGGGTCAACCCTTTAGGATTAGCTTCAGCGCTTAGGGTGAGGCTTGGCCCTTTGGAGCTATGTTTGGCTCTTAGAAACTAGGGtcataaagaaaaacacagacaCTATTTTCATACCTCATGACATTAGGTTAGCTCCAGTTCATGAAGGGCTAGTAAACAACAGAAGCAACAACCATAAaggcctcagaggaaaccaaACCTCACCAGATTATCTTTGAGATCTTCTGTTCACATATTTGCAGGAAGTTGCTATAGACTAAGTACATTACTTAAGAATGAAGTATACccatgcccagccggtgtggctcagtggttgagcattgtcctgtgaaccagatcacggttcgattcctggtcagggcatatgcccggttgtgggctcgatccccagtgtggggcctgcaggaggcagccaattgataatcCTCTCtactcactgatgtttctctctcttcctctcctttcctctctgaaatcaataataaagaggtaatatgcaaattgaccctcacaccctcccaaaaatggctgcctacaaccaggtcggcagtggggttagtgagggatgaccaaacaactgaacagcaggctgcgtggggtgaccaggtcggccggggggcagtaaggggtgaccaggcaggcaggtgagcaattaggagggagtggtccaggattgtgagagggatatcccagATTAGAGCaggtgcaggctggctgaggggaccgccccctctaccccccgcacaaattttgtgcactgggcctctacactaataaaagagaaacatgcaaattggtgtcactccgctatgcccaccagccaatcaggatgagtatgcaaattaaacaagcaaagatggcagttaatttgcatatgcaggcacagagcgaagactgaagacgactgaagactgaagagatttggcttctccgctgtggctggagtgaaggcctgggtcccgggtgctggaggaaaaccggtgccggcagccagggaaaggaaggcctattgcacaaatctctttgtgcaacgggcctctagtatatatataattgatttcaaaaTTTTTTCCTCTTACTAGTAAGTATACAACTATGCATGATGTAAGTTAATGCTGTGTATCTACTTGGGATATTTTAGCTTTATGATATCAGCCCTGATATCATAAAAGAGGGATCTAGTATTGGTTAGTCATTCAATACTTACATAAACCACTTATTTTACCAGAAGAGGCTTAGAAGTAGCCTAATACACTGGGGAAAGTAGAGTTTCACAAGAACAGTATTACTAGAGATACACATcaagatttactttaaaaaaattaattatctaGTAGGAAAATCTGAGAATTAACAAATCATAGTCTAAAAAACACAGAGGTTTATTTGATTATTCAAAATTCATAAATAATTTCCCCATGTATAAGCAAAAACAGTGAACCAACTGTCTAGAGGGGGAACATATCTAACTGAAACTCATGATTGCTTCCCTAAAACAGAGAATTTGAGTGCAAAGTTCTGTGAAGCCAGAAAGGGATTTTTTTCTCTCGGTGAAGGTAAGATCACCCTATAAGAACTGAAATTCACCCTGAAATTTCCATACCCAACACTGTCAGCAAGTGAGAACAACAGAGGCTATGATTTacaagtaatcctatataatataagcctaatacgcaaattgtcccGAGTGGttgttcgactgggagaccgggagttcaattgctcgctatgatgtgcactgaccaccagggggcggtgtggaacataGCGGGTGTTGGCGacatggcactggcagtgggAGGCAGTGAAGGCGCtgccaccctgatgggccctgacgagagcaggaccatggcaggatggtggagcaggtgagtgggcagcaccaagCCAAGGTGGATGAGAACAGGGGCCCGATGGCCCCGCCAACTGccctgcagatggcaaccagcagcggtggcagggggtggggctgctgcccagctcccaggtgctgagggagctgggcagcggGCCCTGCCCCAATCGATCACCCCACAGGTGGGATGGTAGAGCAAGTGAGGGGGCGGAACCAGGCCATGGCAGGATGCCAAGTGGTGATGCAGGGCTATGAGGCTGGGGCgcgagctggggcccaatctccacaggccatcctgagggacaccacctgtgcatgaattcgtgcacagtgcctctagttgaatatataTTATTCTGGAACTGGTAGCCTCTGAGTCAATCCTTTCCAATATTATCAATTTCTTTCCTGAAATTTGAACATGCccaccactttatttttttaaatatatttttattgatttcagagaggaatgtaaagggagagatagatcatcaatgattagagagaatcattgatcggctgcctcctgcacatcccctactggggattaagccaacaacctgggcaggtgtcctaactgggaattgaaccttggcctcctggttcataggttgacggtTAACCATTGAGTCACTCCAGCTGGGCATGCCCAccactttattgatttcagagaggaaggagagagagagagagaaacatcaatgatgagagagaataactaattggctgcctcctgcatgctccccactggggatccagcctgccacccagacatatgcccttgaatagaatcgaacccgggacccttcagtccacaggccaacactctatccactgaaccaaaccggctcgGGCTGCTCAccactttctttatttttactttttttattgtatttatttttaaaatatttttatttctttcagagaggaagggagaatgagagagagagatagaaacatcaacgatgagagagaatcattgattggctgcctccactggggatggagcccgcaaccgaggcatgtacccttgaccagagtgctggggtccaaccccagcaggtccaggggtccccaaatgtgtggatggagtcagcgaagaaggaacgacacagaggctgcgttcagttgatcagcagcctagccaggatctctagccaagttctggtcaggatctccagcgaagttctggttaggatctccagccaggttctgtgtccatgttctcttgctaggttctccagccaggttctgtagccatgttcccttgctaggttctccagccaggttctccagccaggtcctgtagccatgttccctcgctaggttctccagccaggttcggtcaccaggttctagtcaggttctcttgccatgttctatccaggttctgtagccaggttctgtctctaggttctgtcgccaggttctcttgctaggttctgtctctaggttctgtcgccagtttctgtccaggatcttttgccatgttctctccagcgaagttcttctgtctctaggttctgtgtaggttctgtgtctaggttctgtgtcctgttgtcttgttacatctgtatttataccagttgattccaatcctatcaatctctattccaaaggttagggcgtttcttatctccattccagggagtaaagattatgtagcttaagcatgattgttcatagttaaagtgattaattacccgcctggcacttagttaaggggttttattccctccctaacttcaggggaaaatccctacctggggaaacaacctttctcagagaggtgaccttggttaaaacacatagtgccaagaaggtgagcaaacatattaagaacagtatgccatatatgccaggtctcttgaaacagcaaggatggaccggctcccggcaccagagTTGAACCCAGGATCTCTCAgactgcaggtcgatgctctatccactgagtcaaaccagctagagctgctCACCACTTTAAATAATGAATCTTACAGGTTGGTATAATAGCTTGATTTTAGAAGTATATCTTcaaaaaacatttaataataaatgtGCCCAATGTAATTAATGTTTCcagtaattaaaatgtatttgttctacagaaccaaacaaaaaattacaagaaaacattaaaaaaaatttttttcaggctAAAGAAATCGTCTAatccattttaaagaaatttaatgtggccctggccggcttggctcagtggatagagcgtcagcctgcggactgaagggtcccgggttcgattccggccaagggcacatgcctgggttgcgggctcgatccccagtggggggtgtgcaggaggcagtcgatcaatgattctctctcatcattgatgtttctagctctccttctccctttctctctgaaatcaataaagaaatatattttaaaaataaataaataaaaataaatatcattatataaaaaaaaagaaatttaatgtgTTCTCTTtttgtgaagatttttaaaaattatataaggaAACTAGCACAGAGCCAGGTGTGTAGCTACACAACACATTAgattagcggttctcaacctgtgggtcgcgacccctttgggggtcaaatgaccctttcacaggggtcgcttaagaccattggaaaacacatatataattacatattgtttttgtgattaatcactacactttaattatgttcaatttgtaacaatgaaattgggggtcatcacaacatgaggaactgtattaaagggtcgcggcattaggaaggttgagaaccactgcattagatcCTTCTGTCTGTTTTCTCTGGCTACTCAAAATTTTAAAGCAAGGAATGCGGGGGTGTTAACTACATCTTTTGGTTTAAGGaacaaaatttattttgcaaataagTGTTTTCATAAAATCCACATGCTTATTAAAATTCCTTCCATTCATCCCCAACCAAGGGTAATGTTCCATATAGTTGCCCCAGACTGACAATAAAAGGATTTATAcctaaaacataaaaacatatcAGAGCTTTCAAAGATTAAAATACACAAATCTTCACCACCCAGCTTCCTCGCCTATACAGGGAACAATCAAGTTGTGAGAGCATTTATTATGAATGGACACATCAAACCTCGCAGGTGATAGACAGGAATCGTAAATGCTTGTTCCACATGATATCTTCTATTAACGTTTAATTCGTTTAGCAAACCATTCATCACTTTTATCTGCTGCCATTGCCTATAGAAACAgaattagaatatattttctaaGTCCATTAAACAAAACATATAGTTCGCTTTGTACCTCATTGCATTGTCCATAATCAAGAAATTAACAATTGAAAAGTGTTGTTTAATTTGACAGAGGATGCTGATGAATACTGAGCAATTGCTTGTGGATTTTCACTTTGTAAAGGTCCTGCAGCCAGGAAGTATGGCTCATTGACTAGACAGCAAGGGTCCAGCACACCAGGCCGTAACCAAAGGGTCATGTACCGATATTAGACTCTTTGTGACTTATtagctaactagaggcccggtgcacaaattcgtgcacgggtggcgCCCCTTGGCCTGGTGGGCGATTAAGGCCTATGGAGGGGAAGGCGGGGTaagaggagccagccagcagggggaggggcagtgggaggttggccagcaggggggaggggccgagagAGGTTGGCAGGCCCTCCCCCCATTGGggccaatggggtgggggggcagctagcgggggtggggggtgggggtggggggggtgggggtggggaggagctgcgggaggttggccgtgggagcacaatgaccacctgggggaagctcctgcattgagtgtctgccccctggtggtcagtgggtgtcaaaGTGACTGGTCACTTAGGGAGCAGAGTAGAaatagaggaggaggaaaaagaactggttgtaaaaaaaaaaaaaaaaaagaactggttgTAAAGCCTTAAAGATCTCTGTTCAAGCCCTTGTCCTGACACTGAATGTATAATATTGGGTGACAGTatttttgaacctcagtttcttcacctgaaaGAGAACTACCAACCTTGCAGATTGTGGTAAGATTAGAGAGTATATATAAAACACTTAAGAATATGTCATGTGTCAAGAACATGTGAGATACTTAATAAattgtaacttttatttttacatttttaaaataagaatggatTTGAAGTGAGATAAATTAAGTTATAGATATACTGAGTTTGAAATATCCATGGTGAAGAGGTTTCGATGGCTATAAATTTAGTCTAGACCAAAAAaagcactaaaaataaaaaagggtttACAAACTAGGCTtccaacaaatcaacaagaaaaagataaaacattttttaaatggattttattgggccttaaaaaataagcaaatattcaAATAGAGAAGGGACAttctaggaaaataaaatagtgtGAACAAAGACATATTTAGAGATTAGAGAATAGactaaaatggctaaaatgaaatAGATCAGAGGTGTGTCTTTCAAGTAGTTTGTCATGAAATTCAATGGATCATATTAATTGTTCTGTATTTATACAGTCTGATTACACTAAAGCTAAACTTAAAAATACATAGGACAAACCAACtgtataaaactatttttagagTATCAGGGAAATTTTAATAACTGGGTTTTAGGTGGCATAAAGGATacattgttgattttttaaatgtgatgatGTTAATAtggtatacagtggggccttgacttacaagtttgaTTTctttccgagaccgagctcgttaaggagctcgttaactcaaattactctattaactcaatgcaaaaaatcggcggagagacagctggtatctcaaaaaactcattagtcaggacactcgtaagtcaaggccccactgtataagaaaATTCCTGAATGTTTACTTCTTTTATATTGtcttaaaaatgtgtaaaatactGTGCTTGCTTCAGCAGCATATGTACCAAAATTGGaccgatacagagaagattagcatggtccCTGTGCAAGAATGCCATGCAAATTCGTgaaggatttcatttttttaatgtgtaaaatACTTAAGTATTCAGGCATGAAATGTCATGGTGTTTGAGATTTGCCTTCAATTTCTTCAGCAAAAATAAAAGGTGGGGTGGGAAAGA
The genomic region above belongs to Myotis daubentonii chromosome 16, mMyoDau2.1, whole genome shotgun sequence and contains:
- the LOC132218262 gene encoding diazepam-binding inhibitor-like 5, with the protein product MGQVEFELACATLKQLKGPVSDQEKLVVYSFYKQATQGDCNIPAPPDTDVKAKAKWEAWNEKKGMTKMDAMRIYITKVEELKKKENG